In Pectobacterium aroidearum, the following are encoded in one genomic region:
- a CDS encoding ABC transporter ATP-binding protein, with protein MTSTPLDVPPPVVQFDRLRKQFRVQGEALTVIDDFSLSIHSGELVAIVGSSGCGKSTLLRMLVGLDNDYQGRVLVEGQTVRGIGRERGMVFQEPRLFPWLTVRQNIALGLANEAIDSKERKRLIDHFIQLVHLQDFADALPAQLSGGMAQRVAIARGLVANPRILMLDEPFGALDALTRQQMQQELRRIHQAEGTTTLLVTHDVEEAVYLADRVVVLAPRPGRIRQIATISLPHPRQRDSQDFHQQCSQLLALLTQPADTAAAFSSLNS; from the coding sequence ATGACGTCCACTCCCCTTGATGTGCCGCCACCGGTGGTGCAGTTCGATCGCCTGCGTAAACAGTTTCGCGTGCAGGGCGAAGCGCTGACGGTGATTGATGATTTTTCCCTGTCGATTCACAGCGGTGAACTGGTCGCCATTGTCGGCAGCAGCGGCTGCGGCAAATCTACGTTGTTACGTATGTTGGTCGGTCTGGACAACGACTATCAGGGACGCGTGCTGGTTGAAGGGCAAACCGTGCGCGGTATCGGGCGCGAGCGCGGCATGGTGTTTCAGGAACCGCGCCTGTTTCCGTGGCTGACGGTACGGCAAAACATCGCACTCGGGCTGGCGAATGAGGCGATCGATAGCAAAGAGCGGAAACGCCTGATCGACCACTTTATTCAGCTTGTGCACTTGCAGGATTTTGCCGACGCCCTACCCGCCCAGCTTTCCGGCGGCATGGCGCAGCGTGTCGCGATCGCACGAGGTCTGGTCGCCAACCCACGCATCCTGATGCTGGATGAGCCTTTTGGTGCGCTGGATGCGCTAACGCGCCAGCAGATGCAGCAGGAGCTGCGCCGCATTCATCAGGCGGAGGGCACCACCACGCTGCTGGTCACCCACGATGTCGAAGAAGCCGTCTATCTCGCCGATCGCGTCGTCGTACTGGCACCGCGACCGGGTCGTATCCGCCAGATTGCGACAATTTCGCTGCCGCATCCGCGCCAGCGTGACAGCCAAGATTTTCACCAGCAGTGCAGCCAGTTGCTCGCATTGCTGACTCAGCCCGCCGATACCGCGGCCGCTTTCTCTTCACTGAACTCATAA
- a CDS encoding CDP-diacylglycerol diphosphatase gives MKRNTILIFTVSAIILLAAAAAIGWKVSRGNSNALWEIVSEQCVPNQQRNGNSAPCLEVNLAQGYVLFDDRNGPYHDLLLPTDKISGIESPELLQQNIPNFFMQAWDRRGHLSHEAGKPIKDDYLSLAINSRYGRTQNQLHIHIACMRPEIYQTLNQQFPTLSADWKTLPVKINGHVYLAKTLTANELTQSDPFKTLDRYAQQRNESIGKYGLAMVSTPAGEKVLLASRLDVFNMNLGSVEEIQDFSCALAK, from the coding sequence ATGAAACGCAACACGATCTTGATCTTCACTGTTTCTGCCATCATTTTACTCGCGGCGGCCGCGGCAATAGGGTGGAAGGTTAGCCGGGGAAACAGCAACGCGCTGTGGGAGATCGTCAGCGAACAGTGCGTGCCCAACCAGCAGCGTAATGGCAATTCCGCGCCCTGTCTGGAAGTCAATCTGGCGCAAGGCTACGTGCTCTTTGATGACAGAAACGGCCCCTATCACGACCTGCTGCTCCCGACGGATAAAATCAGCGGTATCGAAAGCCCTGAACTCTTGCAGCAAAACATACCCAATTTCTTTATGCAGGCATGGGACAGACGCGGCCATCTGTCGCACGAAGCGGGTAAACCGATCAAAGATGATTATCTTTCGCTGGCGATTAACTCACGCTACGGCCGTACGCAAAACCAGCTGCATATCCACATCGCCTGTATGCGTCCGGAAATTTATCAGACGTTAAACCAGCAGTTTCCAACGCTCTCTGCCGACTGGAAAACGCTGCCTGTGAAAATTAACGGACACGTCTATCTGGCAAAAACGCTCACAGCGAACGAACTGACGCAAAGCGATCCGTTCAAAACACTCGATCGCTACGCCCAGCAGCGGAATGAATCTATCGGCAAATATGGCCTCGCGATGGTCTCCACGCCCGCAGGCGAAAAGGTGCTGCTCGCCAGTCGCCTTGATGTGTTCAATATGAATCTCGGATCGGTGGAAGAAATTCAGGACTTTTCCTGTGCGCTGGCGAAATAG
- a CDS encoding AraC family transcriptional regulator → MNASPLKATSEPEVTISNLIAELHVVRPDTGADCSLLRATLQEGLDILVWRGQFRQPTTMHLHDDWGRINFSCSLQGDSQFALKGDRGREHLLKQGSGCISYTPDCQGTSSYAGQFESVTVSLSPELLANWVPDLAGNLQQQLDSGRLCTHCDCNAEMRATAQVLSHALSGLTHPQQAGESRHAPLWLLGQSMIMVSLAVAGHADTALQQDTLSLADRHKLLRAKDLLLADLSQAPTIAMLSRETGLSVLKLKRGFRLLFNNSIYGLFQAERMHEARRRLFATGAPVMVVATDLGYANASHFSAAFQKQFGVTPSAFKRLNI, encoded by the coding sequence TTGAACGCCTCCCCACTGAAAGCCACCAGCGAACCTGAAGTCACTATTTCAAATTTGATTGCTGAACTGCACGTTGTGCGGCCGGACACCGGTGCGGACTGTAGCCTGCTGCGCGCCACGCTTCAGGAAGGGCTGGATATTCTGGTGTGGCGTGGACAGTTCCGACAGCCCACCACCATGCATTTGCATGACGACTGGGGACGCATCAATTTTTCCTGTTCATTGCAGGGAGACTCGCAATTTGCACTGAAAGGCGATCGGGGGCGTGAACACCTGCTGAAGCAAGGCTCGGGCTGCATTAGCTACACCCCAGACTGTCAGGGTACATCGTCTTACGCCGGGCAGTTTGAAAGTGTCACCGTATCGCTAAGCCCCGAGCTACTGGCTAACTGGGTGCCGGATCTCGCCGGTAACCTGCAACAGCAGTTGGATTCCGGCAGGCTCTGCACCCACTGTGACTGCAACGCCGAAATGCGGGCAACGGCTCAGGTATTAAGCCATGCGCTGTCTGGGTTAACGCATCCGCAGCAGGCCGGTGAAAGCCGCCATGCACCGCTGTGGCTGCTGGGACAAAGCATGATTATGGTGAGTCTCGCCGTCGCCGGACATGCCGACACCGCCCTCCAGCAGGACACGCTGAGTCTGGCCGATCGCCACAAGCTGCTGCGCGCCAAAGATCTGCTGTTAGCGGATTTGTCACAGGCACCCACTATCGCCATGCTGTCCAGAGAAACCGGGTTAAGCGTTCTCAAGCTGAAACGCGGGTTCCGCCTGCTCTTCAATAACAGCATCTATGGGTTATTCCAGGCCGAACGTATGCATGAAGCGCGGCGTCGCCTGTTTGCCACGGGCGCCCCCGTTATGGTGGTTGCCACCGATCTGGGCTATGCCAACGCCAGTCACTTTAGCGCCGCTTTCCAAAAACAGTTTGGCGTCACACCTTCCGCTTTCAAGCGCCTGAACATTTAG
- a CDS encoding TonB-dependent siderophore receptor, with amino-acid sequence MKITRLYPLALTGIFLSSCAFAAQEDTLVVSASKQSPYSASANNVSSTVVTAPELKDAGVTSTDKLTRVMPGLNLGNNGSLLFPSISLRGVSSAQDFYSPAVTVYVDGVPQLATHTVQALSDVESIEMLRGPQGTLYGKSAQGGIINIVTQQPDSTPRGYVEGGVASRDGYHGKINLSGPIQDGLLYGSVTLLRQVDSGAMTNPATGSDNLGGTKSSVGNLRLRLAPEGQPWETSLALTEDCTRATQDTYLPFGDVKSRTLEIAAGSPDPKLRRCTHSQSLSGKYTTDNWIFSLIGAWQQQNYERTFPNSTLIADMPERWNQDVQELRAATHGAGRTVDMVFGLYRQNTREKLDLTYSMAGSPFMKSNANTSTETLAAYSDLTWHLTDRIDLGGGLRVSHDKAKTRYHQQFSGMSASDSNSVDDDQVLGQLSASYLLNNDWRVYTRVAQGYKPTGFNYSPAAGTQAIPYNAEKSINYEIGSRYQNGDVQLQGAVFHTHTRDMQLYSGPVGMQTLSNAGSADASGVEMMLKWQFVPNWSWDINGTYVRSEFTSDSESYQDKRVPFVPRYGAGTSLNGLIDTSFGALMPRLAFNVVGPHYFDGDNALRQGTYTTTDLRLSWQATDRVNIAGYVDNVFDRRYRTFGFMSGTSGYAQVNEGRTVGVDVRVDLF; translated from the coding sequence ATGAAAATAACGCGTCTTTATCCGCTTGCCTTAACCGGCATATTTCTCTCTTCCTGTGCCTTTGCCGCTCAGGAAGATACGCTTGTTGTCTCCGCCAGCAAACAGTCACCCTATTCTGCCTCGGCCAATAACGTCTCTTCCACCGTCGTCACGGCACCGGAACTGAAAGATGCGGGGGTCACCAGCACCGACAAACTGACCCGCGTGATGCCCGGCCTGAATCTCGGCAATAACGGTAGCCTGCTGTTCCCCTCCATCTCACTGCGCGGCGTGTCTTCCGCACAGGATTTCTACAGCCCGGCGGTGACGGTCTACGTGGACGGCGTACCACAGCTCGCCACTCACACCGTGCAGGCACTCTCCGATGTAGAAAGCATCGAAATGCTGCGAGGCCCGCAGGGAACGCTATACGGTAAAAGCGCACAGGGCGGTATTATCAATATCGTGACTCAGCAGCCGGACAGCACGCCGCGTGGCTATGTCGAAGGCGGCGTAGCCAGCCGCGATGGCTATCACGGCAAAATCAATCTCAGCGGTCCCATTCAGGATGGCCTGCTGTACGGCAGTGTAACCCTGCTGCGTCAGGTCGATTCGGGGGCGATGACCAACCCCGCGACGGGCAGCGATAACCTCGGCGGGACAAAGTCCAGCGTCGGGAATCTTCGGCTACGTCTGGCTCCCGAGGGCCAACCGTGGGAAACCAGTCTGGCACTAACGGAAGACTGCACGCGCGCCACGCAGGATACCTATCTGCCGTTTGGCGATGTGAAAAGCCGGACGCTGGAGATCGCCGCCGGATCGCCGGATCCCAAACTACGCCGCTGCACCCATAGCCAGTCGCTGAGCGGGAAATACACTACCGACAACTGGATCTTCAGCCTGATCGGCGCATGGCAGCAGCAAAATTACGAGCGCACCTTCCCGAACAGTACGCTGATTGCCGACATGCCGGAGCGCTGGAATCAGGACGTGCAGGAATTGCGTGCAGCGACACACGGCGCAGGCCGCACGGTGGATATGGTGTTCGGCCTTTACCGACAGAACACGCGTGAAAAACTCGATTTAACCTATAGCATGGCAGGCTCTCCGTTCATGAAGAGCAATGCCAACACGTCAACGGAGACGTTAGCCGCCTACAGCGATCTGACCTGGCACCTGACCGACCGTATCGATCTGGGTGGCGGACTGCGTGTGTCGCACGATAAAGCTAAAACCCGTTACCACCAGCAGTTCTCCGGCATGAGCGCGAGCGACAGCAATAGCGTTGATGACGATCAGGTACTGGGACAGCTCTCCGCCAGCTACCTGCTGAACAATGATTGGCGTGTCTATACCCGCGTCGCGCAGGGCTACAAGCCAACTGGCTTTAACTACTCGCCCGCCGCTGGCACTCAGGCCATTCCTTATAATGCGGAGAAATCGATTAACTATGAAATCGGCTCGCGCTATCAGAACGGCGATGTGCAACTTCAGGGTGCCGTGTTTCATACCCACACGCGTGATATGCAGCTGTATTCCGGCCCGGTCGGTATGCAAACACTCAGCAATGCAGGCAGCGCCGACGCCAGCGGCGTAGAGATGATGCTGAAGTGGCAGTTCGTTCCCAACTGGTCATGGGATATCAACGGCACTTATGTCCGTTCTGAATTTACCAGTGACAGTGAGAGCTATCAGGATAAGCGCGTGCCTTTCGTACCGCGCTACGGTGCCGGTACCAGCCTGAACGGATTGATTGATACCTCATTCGGCGCATTAATGCCGCGTCTGGCCTTCAACGTAGTAGGACCACACTACTTCGACGGCGACAACGCGTTGCGTCAGGGCACCTATACCACGACCGACCTGCGCCTCAGTTGGCAGGCCACTGACCGGGTGAATATCGCCGGCTATGTGGATAACGTCTTCGACCGCCGCTACCGCACCTTTGGCTTCATGAGCGGCACCTCGGGCTACGCACAGGTCAATGAAGGCCGAACCGTTGGCGTGGACGTGCGGGTCGATTTGTTCTGA
- a CDS encoding MFS transporter — MTDRPITRYLPYWCFYLHQGMITALIMQGVAGYFRHAGLDLAQLSWLSLTFLPWIAKCLWAPWGERHALPLRGNPYLGSLVLLQIAMAIMLVGIGMISPEQSVLAIVIALMLLALLSASHDIYADGITICTTSATSRALANTAQVGGSYLGILFGSYAFLSIAEQAGWRGGFFALAGLSLLMLILPLRYTRQPQIQHHQIQQTARPTLNRLTFKALWPVLAFTAIFYLAMRGMMALQTVMLIDQKLSLSQLGMIMTVYSTVVSGVGIVLANVLIRRMGTLRCLLPVMVTHALLAVALAVGYPLFTLNLWIALFGVVNLAAAIGFVTLYNVLMGLVRPHQPASDYALFQSTDAAVAMIVSIAALQLAHYTNYQTTLGVLACFAIASLWPAKRLSLRLSRVFSDGVTPATVSQRGQD, encoded by the coding sequence ATGACAGACAGGCCGATAACACGCTATCTGCCCTATTGGTGTTTCTATCTTCATCAGGGCATGATCACCGCACTCATTATGCAAGGCGTGGCGGGCTATTTTCGCCACGCGGGGTTGGATCTTGCGCAGTTAAGCTGGCTGTCGCTGACCTTTCTCCCGTGGATTGCCAAATGCCTCTGGGCACCGTGGGGCGAGCGTCACGCACTTCCTCTGCGTGGTAATCCCTATTTAGGCAGTCTGGTACTACTCCAGATCGCAATGGCGATAATGCTGGTCGGGATTGGCATGATTTCACCAGAGCAGTCTGTTCTGGCTATTGTCATCGCGCTGATGCTGTTAGCGCTGCTCTCCGCCAGCCACGATATCTATGCCGACGGCATCACGATTTGTACCACCAGCGCCACCAGTCGCGCGCTGGCGAATACCGCACAGGTCGGCGGCAGCTATCTGGGGATTCTGTTCGGCTCTTATGCATTCCTGAGTATTGCAGAACAGGCGGGATGGCGAGGTGGCTTCTTCGCACTGGCGGGTTTATCGCTGCTGATGCTCATCCTGCCGTTGCGCTATACCCGGCAACCTCAAATTCAGCATCATCAGATTCAGCAAACCGCACGCCCAACGCTCAACCGTCTGACGTTTAAAGCGCTCTGGCCGGTATTAGCCTTCACGGCCATTTTCTATCTGGCAATGCGCGGCATGATGGCACTACAGACCGTCATGCTGATCGACCAAAAGCTTAGCCTGAGCCAATTGGGTATGATCATGACCGTGTACAGCACCGTCGTCAGCGGCGTAGGGATTGTGCTCGCCAACGTCCTGATTCGTCGCATGGGCACACTGCGTTGCCTGCTGCCCGTGATGGTCACGCACGCGCTACTCGCCGTCGCGCTGGCCGTCGGCTATCCGCTGTTTACGCTGAATCTCTGGATCGCGCTCTTTGGCGTGGTCAATCTGGCCGCTGCAATTGGGTTTGTCACGTTATACAACGTCCTGATGGGACTGGTCAGACCCCATCAACCTGCGTCCGACTATGCGCTGTTTCAGTCCACCGATGCCGCCGTCGCCATGATCGTATCGATCGCCGCACTCCAGTTAGCACATTACACAAACTATCAGACCACGCTGGGCGTACTGGCCTGCTTCGCCATCGCCAGCCTGTGGCCTGCCAAACGGCTATCTCTACGGCTTTCTCGCGTGTTTTCTGACGGCGTTACACCCGCTACCGTCAGCCAGCGAGGACAGGATTGA
- a CDS encoding ABC transporter substrate-binding protein: MHQPSIPSIAILSVTFHSRWRQGLHKFIGGALLMSTALMASTVQANDAAPQDAQKPTEIRIGLPDQSAGSKPFIRGPLGLAHIQKQLEKEFEPQGIKIQWSFFKGAGPAVNEALANKQLDVVYLGDLAAIIGRAGGLPTRVLLGSRGSNSYLAATPESGIQRIEDLRGKRIAVYKGTADQLSFERAIKSVGLNERDVRVINLDWTAGKAALAARRVDAVWGGVSLLALRKQGINIVTTSRALGWANTTQAAVLATQDFIDRYPGTTQQLVNVLVDNARWIGEAQHLPDYTALMAEQSQIPQAIFQEELKAEDLPFQSSPRLDPFLLSSLQDSIERAKAAGLIRNSFSASDWFAGEFADRALKAKGLESNWPVYDASGNPAK, from the coding sequence ATGCACCAACCATCAATCCCATCGATAGCTATTTTATCGGTAACTTTCCATTCTCGCTGGCGACAGGGGCTGCATAAGTTCATTGGCGGTGCTCTGTTGATGAGCACGGCGCTAATGGCATCGACTGTTCAGGCAAACGATGCGGCCCCACAGGATGCACAGAAGCCGACAGAGATTCGCATTGGTTTGCCGGACCAAAGCGCGGGCAGCAAACCCTTTATCCGCGGGCCGTTGGGGTTGGCGCATATTCAAAAGCAACTGGAGAAAGAATTTGAACCGCAGGGCATCAAGATTCAGTGGTCGTTCTTTAAAGGCGCGGGTCCGGCGGTAAATGAGGCGCTGGCGAACAAGCAGTTGGATGTGGTGTATTTGGGCGATCTGGCGGCCATTATTGGTCGGGCGGGGGGATTGCCGACGCGGGTGCTGCTGGGATCGCGCGGCTCTAATTCTTATCTGGCGGCGACGCCGGAATCGGGTATTCAACGCATTGAAGATTTACGCGGTAAGCGGATTGCAGTCTACAAGGGAACGGCCGATCAGCTGTCGTTTGAGCGCGCGATTAAAAGCGTTGGGCTAAACGAGCGCGACGTGCGGGTCATCAATCTGGACTGGACGGCGGGCAAAGCGGCGCTCGCAGCCAGACGCGTGGATGCAGTATGGGGCGGCGTCTCCCTGCTGGCGTTGCGTAAGCAGGGAATTAATATTGTGACCACCAGCCGAGCACTGGGCTGGGCGAATACCACGCAGGCTGCGGTGCTGGCGACGCAGGACTTTATCGACCGCTATCCCGGCACGACACAGCAACTGGTGAATGTGCTGGTGGACAATGCGCGGTGGATCGGCGAGGCGCAGCACCTGCCGGACTATACCGCGCTAATGGCAGAGCAGAGCCAGATTCCGCAGGCGATCTTTCAGGAAGAGCTGAAAGCGGAAGATCTCCCGTTTCAAAGCTCACCGCGTCTCGATCCGTTCCTGCTTAGCAGCTTGCAGGACAGCATAGAGCGGGCGAAAGCCGCCGGACTCATTCGTAACTCGTTTTCAGCCAGCGACTGGTTTGCTGGCGAGTTTGCCGATCGGGCATTGAAGGCCAAAGGACTGGAGTCAAATTGGCCGGTGTATGACGCCAGCGGCAATCCCGCAAAATAA
- a CDS encoding LysR family transcriptional regulator, whose product MHLDLRQLRNFLALAEHGSFVQAAEAVCLSQSAFSRSIQALEQAMGHPLIDRQSRRFALTWQGNTLLPFARRMQELSWELMTDMRQISEAQEGELTFGCGPAPSTTLIPKAVAHFHALRPRARVTYSVDNWQSLRERLLADEWPFIVADTWQAEMETHLHVQPLSQQRCFFICHSSHPLAQQATVTPDDLLRFPLASPFMPVGMRKVLAALTRQPDYRPQIQCDHIYSVFSILRHTQAISFASEDGFALGRLSHQLVEIPLTGTPPEWGNMQTRFGIVTCLQRTLPPLAELMIEAILAQDKLRSPAPALPTL is encoded by the coding sequence ATGCATCTGGATTTACGGCAATTACGCAATTTTCTTGCACTGGCCGAACATGGGAGTTTTGTACAGGCCGCAGAAGCCGTCTGTTTGTCACAGTCGGCATTCAGTCGCAGCATTCAGGCGCTGGAACAAGCGATGGGACATCCGCTTATCGATCGTCAGAGCCGTCGCTTTGCGCTGACGTGGCAAGGTAATACGCTGCTGCCGTTTGCCCGACGCATGCAGGAGCTGTCCTGGGAGCTGATGACCGACATGCGGCAGATCAGCGAGGCGCAGGAAGGTGAGCTGACGTTTGGTTGTGGCCCCGCCCCCTCTACCACGCTGATCCCCAAGGCGGTCGCACATTTCCATGCCCTGCGCCCACGCGCCAGAGTCACCTACAGCGTGGATAACTGGCAGTCTCTGCGTGAACGACTGTTGGCCGACGAATGGCCTTTTATCGTTGCCGATACCTGGCAGGCCGAAATGGAAACCCATCTCCACGTACAGCCATTAAGCCAGCAGCGCTGCTTCTTTATCTGCCATTCTTCACACCCGCTGGCACAACAGGCAACCGTGACGCCGGACGATTTGCTGCGCTTTCCGCTCGCGTCCCCTTTTATGCCCGTCGGTATGCGCAAGGTGCTGGCCGCCTTAACGCGCCAGCCCGATTATCGGCCGCAAATTCAGTGTGACCATATCTATTCCGTGTTCAGTATCCTGCGGCATACGCAGGCCATCAGCTTCGCCAGCGAGGATGGCTTCGCACTGGGACGATTAAGCCACCAGTTGGTAGAAATTCCGCTGACGGGAACACCACCGGAATGGGGAAACATGCAAACCCGTTTTGGCATTGTCACCTGTTTGCAGAGAACGTTGCCTCCGCTGGCTGAACTGATGATTGAAGCTATATTGGCGCAGGACAAACTGCGCTCACCCGCTCCGGCACTGCCGACCCTGTGA
- a CDS encoding ABC transporter permease, with the protein MNKSILLKKNANIWPALPTARAYSLVVPRIVSLVVPLIVPLALLALWYISTHYGWMPAQILPAPNVVANTAVELWHNDLLPQLFISLQRLASGLLAGLLAGTLLGALMGASRRAEHLLHPTVYALAQIPTLGWIPLFMVLFGIDDGLKLAVIIKAVIIPVTLHTQTGVRNVPHALQEVARTLRLPWHQRLIKLTLPAALPTWLTGLRLALSQAWVSLIVVELLASSQGIGYLLVWGRQLFQLDIVFVCIAVIGLAGLTMEWTINQLERRLVFWPHPPLSRLTAAPSRRLSALVLPFLLLLLWQQASRFGWIDPLLLPPPADVWHMLLQGVHDGSLTEAMQASLTRALAGAVCGIVAGLIGGVLLGLNATSDALFTPTVATLRQIALFAWLPLLTAWVGNDEAGKITFVALASFFPMLVASHRGIRQRSQALQEVAQVLQLRLSTRLRVLILPGAAPAIFAGLRLSLIYAWLGTIGAEYFMSSGTGIGSLMINAQQLLDMPLIISGMLLIGLTGAVLDRVGLGLEQRMTRWRSAGEIA; encoded by the coding sequence ATGAATAAGTCGATACTGCTGAAAAAAAACGCGAACATCTGGCCTGCTCTACCGACAGCACGGGCCTATTCTCTTGTCGTGCCAAGAATTGTGTCGCTTGTAGTACCACTAATTGTGCCGCTGGCACTGCTGGCGCTGTGGTATATCAGCACCCACTACGGCTGGATGCCCGCCCAGATTCTCCCTGCCCCCAACGTCGTCGCTAACACCGCCGTCGAACTCTGGCACAACGATCTCCTGCCGCAGCTCTTTATCAGCCTGCAACGATTAGCCAGCGGTCTGCTGGCAGGCTTACTGGCGGGAACGCTGCTTGGCGCGCTCATGGGCGCTTCACGCCGCGCCGAACATCTGTTGCATCCGACGGTATACGCGCTGGCACAGATCCCGACGCTGGGCTGGATCCCGCTATTTATGGTGCTGTTTGGCATTGATGACGGCTTAAAACTTGCGGTCATCATCAAGGCGGTAATTATCCCGGTGACGCTGCATACGCAAACGGGCGTGCGCAACGTGCCGCATGCGCTCCAGGAAGTCGCCCGCACTCTGCGCCTGCCGTGGCATCAGCGCCTCATCAAATTAACGTTGCCCGCCGCACTCCCCACCTGGCTAACCGGCTTACGACTGGCGCTTTCGCAGGCATGGGTATCGCTGATTGTGGTCGAACTGCTGGCGTCGTCTCAGGGCATTGGCTACCTGCTGGTATGGGGACGCCAGCTGTTTCAACTGGATATCGTGTTTGTCTGCATCGCCGTGATAGGTCTGGCAGGGCTGACGATGGAGTGGACAATCAATCAGCTGGAACGTCGTCTGGTCTTCTGGCCACACCCGCCGCTCAGTCGCTTAACCGCTGCGCCGTCTCGCCGCTTATCCGCGCTGGTTTTACCGTTCCTGCTTCTGCTGCTCTGGCAACAGGCCAGCCGTTTTGGCTGGATCGATCCGTTACTCCTGCCACCGCCCGCAGACGTGTGGCACATGTTGCTGCAAGGCGTCCACGACGGTTCACTCACTGAGGCAATGCAGGCCAGCCTGACTCGCGCGCTCGCCGGTGCGGTATGTGGCATTGTTGCTGGCCTCATAGGTGGCGTACTGCTGGGGCTAAACGCCACCAGCGACGCCCTTTTTACGCCCACGGTCGCGACGCTGCGTCAGATCGCACTGTTTGCCTGGCTACCGCTGCTGACCGCCTGGGTTGGCAACGATGAAGCCGGGAAAATCACCTTTGTCGCCCTGGCCTCCTTCTTCCCCATGCTGGTAGCCAGCCATCGCGGTATCCGCCAGCGTTCGCAGGCCTTACAGGAAGTCGCACAGGTGTTACAGCTCCGTCTCTCAACCCGTCTGAGGGTGCTGATTCTGCCGGGTGCTGCTCCCGCCATCTTTGCGGGTTTACGTCTGTCGCTGATTTACGCCTGGCTTGGCACCATCGGCGCGGAATATTTCATGTCATCCGGCACGGGAATCGGCAGCCTGATGATCAACGCCCAACAGTTACTGGATATGCCCCTCATTATCAGCGGCATGCTGTTGATTGGATTAACAGGCGCGGTACTCGACCGCGTTGGATTAGGTCTGGAACAGCGGATGACGCGCTGGCGTTCCGCAGGAGAAATCGCATGA